The proteins below are encoded in one region of Lytechinus pictus isolate F3 Inbred chromosome 11, Lp3.0, whole genome shotgun sequence:
- the LOC135153062 gene encoding uncharacterized protein LOC135153062, whose translation MHSCGNFDLPQKYHIDNKLPQLPADVTTQGYGKLPQMFMCRVPHRYTTRHFRKGLFVKWPKYIDLILKYAEKQNFEQHLRCEEAKTDAEKCNLSFLVLPFLFPPGQIRGSKSSKSRYVRATVQEASASFIQRREIGTNIPQFLEENRHAQPFVLALGNRMLLPEQVFVIVEQCTIPCSDLLQGVDRCFKLIYILDVEFPWECQHVWDFLQKCMFKLGEGKGRDSSVPAVTLLRNFLENQM comes from the exons atgcattcatgtggtaattttgatttaccacagaagtacCACATAGACAACAAATTACCACAGCTACCAGCTGACGTTACCACACAAGGATATGGAAAATTACCACAGATGTTCATGTG CCGGGTACCACACAGATATACCACACGACATTTTCGTAAGGGCTTGTTCGTGAAATGGCCAAAGTACATTGACCTCATCTTGAAATATGCTGAAAAGCAGAACTTTGAGCAGCACTTGCGATGCGAGGAAGCCAAAACTG ATGCAGAGAAATGTAACCTGTCCTTTTTGGTTCTTCCCTTTCTATTTCCACCCGGCCAAATCAGAGGAAGTAAGTCTTCCAAAAGCAGATATGTTCGTGCAACTGTTCAGGAAGCAAGTGCTTCATTCATACAACGAAGAGAA ATTGGAACAAACATCCCACAATTCCTGGAGGAAAACAGGCATGCACAACCGTTTGTCCTAGCCCTAGGCAATAGGATGCTGCTTCCAGAACAAGTGTTTGTCATCGTGGAACAATGTACCATCCCTTGTTCTGATCTCCTTCAGGGAGTAGACAGATGCTTCAAGCTCATCTACATACTTGATGTTGAGTTCCCTTGGGAATGTCAACATGTCTGGGATTTTCTTCAGAAGTGTATGTTTAAGCTTGGGGAGGGGAAGGGAAGGGATTCATCAGTTCCAGCAGTAACCCTCCTTCGAAACTTCCTTGAAAACCAAATGTAA